The window GATTTTGGACTTGCTAAGATTGGTCCAAAAGAAGGTGAGGAGCATGTGGCAACTAGGGTGATGGGGACTTTTGGTTATTGTGCACCAGAGTATGCTGCTTCGGGTCAGCTTAGCACAAAGTCAGATATTTATAGTTTTGGGGTTGTGCTTTTGGAAATAATCACAGGTAGGAGGGTATTTGACACTGCAAGAGGCACAGAAGAGCAAAACTTGATTGACTGGGTATGTTACATAacatacttttttgttttgaactttgttttCCTTAAAAGATTTATGTGGTTTGAgggagaaattattatatagttCATGACCGATACATGCCCATGGTTCTGATCTCCATGCAACACATAGCCTGAGTTTTGTTAATTCTTTCTTGTAAATTGAAAGACTCAGTTATGTATCATGATGAGATTCACTGATACCATATAGACAAGTAGCCGTGCAATACAATAATTTCTTAGTTTGAGAAGCATTGATGTCAATTACAATTAGTCTTGGAAAATGAAATTTATGGTTGtccatgtttttcattttgCAGGCACAACCTTTGTTTAAGGACAGAACGAAGTTCACTCTAATGGCTGATCCTTTGCTTAAAGGTCAGTTCCCTGTGAAGGGTCTGTTTCAAGCCCTTGCAGTAGCAGCAATGTGTCTCCAAGAGGAACCTGACACACGACCTTACATGGACGACGTTGTGACGGCTCTTGCACATCTAGCAGTGCACAGAGTTGAAGAAAAGGACATAGCTGGTGAATCTGTAATATGTGCCGGGCATGTTGAATCTTTTAGAGCTATAAGTTCAGCTGGATCTGGGAGGACGTAGCTTCATTGACCAGACCACAGACTAGGATTACTGCAAAATTGTAaagcacacaaaaaaaaaaattgttgtagaAACATTAAAGTGCTTGCTTACTTGTAATTCTGCTGGTTTAACATATCCTACAGTTAAATTTTAGGCTGTAATTCTTCCCTTGTGGGACTGAAATGAGGATGCTGCCTTTATTTCAtctgggtttttttttctttttttattaagttatatggattttatctttctatttcatttcatctttgAATTTTTGCCACTAAGATCCAAAAcaacaaaacttagatacaatTGCTTAAATGCTTTGATGTTATTCAACAATCATAATCAGTAATCTGCATAATAAAAGGTTAATGAGCTATATCAGAATAAAGAACcacatctaagttttgtccgaTCAACATTAACGTATGTTCCTCAATTATATTGAGTTTctgtttcatttcattttgaacATCTGACACTAAGCTCTGAAAAGACAACTTCGATACAGTTCATTAAGTGTTTTTGGTGTTATTTCTCAACAAAAGGTTTGCACTAAAGATTAGCATAGGTTAATGAGCTTAAACTGAAATTTGATCGAAGAACAAGTGCATGTTTAAATTAACGTTTGCAAACTTAAGTTTGAATGAACTTTATTTTGCAAATGGAGTTTGCAAAAACAACCCTCCTTTTCCTTTCATTTCAAAAAGAGTTTCAatataaaattgagacaaaacTCAGTTTATAATCAGATTCAACTGAAAATCAAATAAGAcgttttttcagttttatttttcgaATACTTTGGAGACCTCCTAAGTCCTAACTGAACCAAACATATCGCAAAAATTACCTAAAGAATTGGATCTAAGTTTTGTTTTGTCCGATCAACATGAATGCATGTTCCTCAGTTAAAAACATTCTATCTGCCAAATGTATGTAGAACACTGATTTTAAACTGAATCTGAGATCAGAAAAGCCACATAGAAAGGCAAATTAAACACAGGATATGACAGAAAGAAAAGCATGaccccaaaattaaaaaaagttgccCAAGTCAGGCAACATAACATGAAGCATAAAATGAATATTATGCAAGTTTTGGTTCCTTTCAAAAGGCTACTGCAGACTAACACAACAAGAGTTACTTAGAGATGAAAGTTGTTGATATCATTCCTGAGGATCCTGTAGCTGAAACCAGCAGTCTTGTTTAAGTGATTATGACTCTCAGCTACTTCTATAACTGAACAGATTTTTGGAAGAAAACCACTTGTGCCTCTTCTCTTCCTCCTCTTCCATGTTGTTAGCAACTCCCAGAAACTAGGCCTTGAAATGGAATAGCTTCTGCCAGAAACCATGTCCATGTCCACAAAATGTTGCTGAGGTTTTTGTGAACTTGCTCTTCTCTCTAACTCAAACTTGGTGAAGTATTCAATTTCCTTCCTTACTAGAGATCCAATAGTGCCCCTTGTTCCTATAGCAACAGGAGCAGCCATTTCAACTGCACTAGTTGTTATGGCACTACACTTTATATATAGTGCATAAATTTACTGTTGATATGAGTGAGGCTTCCACATGAAGAGAAGAACTTTGTTGTGTAATGGttcttaattttcaatttggagcatctatCTTTTGGTCTTTTATTAAATAGTAGATACTGAATTGCTTTATGAAAAGCAAAAGCATGAAATTTACCATAATTGAAACTTTAAAAAGTTGAAATTATCATGATCTCCCGGTGTCCTCATAAAAACTAGCTTGTTTTCCGGACATATGTGCACTTTTAACATGATGATCatatttttgagaaatttttaGGGTATTCTGTTAAATAGTTAACATATGTGGAAACATTTAGAGAGATTGGTGCAATTTTAGCGCTTAACATCACAAACACATGTGCATTATTGAATAGTGTGATAGATTTGATGATTGCCTAACCAAAATTTCTTGTGGACACCACTAAGCATGTTCAGTGGAagaattcaatttcaatttttagatTTCTTTTTATGAATCTCATAATACCACATAGGATATAAGAACTTTGCTTATTTTTTGCTTTAGTAGTAGTTTCTAATTTGGGTTATTGGATCAC of the Glycine max cultivar Williams 82 chromosome 13, Glycine_max_v4.0, whole genome shotgun sequence genome contains:
- the LOC100803137 gene encoding uncharacterized protein is translated as MAAPVAIGTRGTIGSLVRKEIEYFTKFELERRASSQKPQQHFVDMDMVSGRSYSISRPSFWELLTTWKRRKRRGTSGFLPKICSVIEVAESHNHLNKTAGFSYRILRNDINNFHL